A segment of the Streptomyces sp. NBC_01235 genome:
AGTACGACGCGGAGCAGATTCCCCGCCCCCTGCTGCTGGGCGGCGCCGGCGGCTTCGGTCAGCCAGGCGGCTGCGGGGTGGTGCTCCATGGCGGGGGACTCCTTCGGTGTAGTGCCCGTCCAAGGTAACGCCGCCTAGGCTGGGCTCTGCTTCGGGGGCGCAAAGGGCCGCACAAGGGTCCGCAAAGGGTCAGGTAGAGGGCCACACAGACGCACATGGGGGAAGACATGTCCGACGACGGCCACGAGAACGACGGCACGGGCCACGAGAACGTGCCGAGCAGGCAGCGCAGGCGCTTCCCCGGAATCTCCTCGCGTGCGTACGAGCACCCGGCCGACCGCTCCGCCCTGGTGGCGCTGCGCAAGCTGAGCGGCTTCGACACGGTTTTCAAGGCGCTCAGCGGGCTGCTGCCCGAGCGAAGCCTCAGGCTGCTGTTCCTGTCCGACTCGGTGCGGGTCTCCGACCAGCAGTTCACGCACCTCAACGACATGCTGCGGGACGCCTGTTACATCCTGGACCTGGAGAAGGTCCCGCCGATGTACGTCAACCAGGACCCTCAGCCCAACGCGATGTGCATCGGTCTGGACGAGCCGATCATCGTGGTCACCACCGGGCTCGTCGAACTGCTCGACGAGGAGGAGATGCGGGCGGTCATCGGTCACGAGGTGGGCCACGCCCTGTCCGGGCACGCCGTGTACCGCACGATCCTGCTGTTCCTGACCAACCTGGCGATCCGGGTCGCCTGGATCCCGCTGGGCAACCTCGCGATCATGGCGATCGTGACCGCGCTGCGCGAGTGGTTCCGCAAGTCGGAGCTGTCCGCCGACCGCGCGGGTCTCCTCGTCGGCCAGGACCTGAAGGCCTCGATGCGCGGGCTGATGAAGATCGCCGGCGGCAACCATCTGCACGAGATGAACGTGGACGCCTTCCTCCAGCAGGCCGAGGAGTACGAGGCCGGCGGCGACCTGCGCGACTCCGTGCTGAAGATCCTCAACGTGCTGCCCCGCACGCACCCCTTCACCACCGTGCGCGCGGCCGAGCTGAAGAAGTGGGCCGAGTCCCGCGAC
Coding sequences within it:
- a CDS encoding M48 family metallopeptidase, which encodes MSDDGHENDGTGHENVPSRQRRRFPGISSRAYEHPADRSALVALRKLSGFDTVFKALSGLLPERSLRLLFLSDSVRVSDQQFTHLNDMLRDACYILDLEKVPPMYVNQDPQPNAMCIGLDEPIIVVTTGLVELLDEEEMRAVIGHEVGHALSGHAVYRTILLFLTNLAIRVAWIPLGNLAIMAIVTALREWFRKSELSADRAGLLVGQDLKASMRGLMKIAGGNHLHEMNVDAFLQQAEEYEAGGDLRDSVLKILNVLPRTHPFTTVRAAELKKWAESRDYQRIMDGHYPRRSEDKDTSVTDSFRESASHYATSVKSSKDPLMKLVSDIAGGAGDLGGRVRRGFGGFTGPAPADGQPPRNGSDGPTDPPPHDEN